A single genomic interval of Nasonia vitripennis strain AsymCx chromosome PSR unlocalized genomic scaffold, Nvit_psr_1.1 chrPSR_random0001, whole genome shotgun sequence harbors:
- the LOC116738696 gene encoding uncharacterized protein LOC116738696 — protein MDLSALNKIAEREFLPKKKVTDLEKDHEYMVTAFKEVKTRFGTKIVAEIDDSFQIFLPGKISSAILKDQEFFNNLSNTANKLSLFITYHKGGTSIKFTTC, from the coding sequence ATGGATCTATCTGCACTCAACAAGATTGCTGAGCGCGAGTTCTTGCCTAAGAAGAAAGTCACGGACTTGGAAAAAGATCATGAGTACATGGTGACTGCATTCAAGGAAGTAAAGACGAGATTCGGCACAAAGATCGTGGCTGAGATCGATGacagctttcaaatatttctgccCGGGAAGATCTCATCAGCAATCTTGAAAGAtcaagaatttttcaataatctctctaacacagcaaataaacttagtttatttataacatatcaTAAGGGTGGAACTTCTATTAAGTTCACCAcatgctaa